From the genome of Halomonas sp. I5-271120, one region includes:
- a CDS encoding NAD(P)/FAD-dependent oxidoreductase has protein sequence MSLPRIVVVGGGAGGLELVTRLGRKLGKRQRAEIVLVDRNPTHIWKPLLHEVATGVLDSGLDEVSYQGHSKAHGYRFQRGTLCDLDRDTQKLTLAPIIDDDGETVVLPSRELDYDYLVMALGSVSNDFGTPGVAEHAHFLDSPHQAEAFRHDMLNTFLRYSDPERRIHPKLAVGIVGAGATGVELAAELYGASKMLNSYGFTSLESTQLEVHLIEAAPRILPALPERISQAVHKELEKLGVNVHVDTKVTCADEEGFMTADGTRIETDLNVWAAGIKAPAFLSELGLSTQRNHQLKVERTLQSIDDPHIFAFGDCASCPQEDGKTVPPRAQAAHQQAGTLFHNLVATLDGKPLKDFTFHDRGSLISLAHFDAVGSLMRGASARSLFIEGRLAKVFYASLYRMHQLAIHGTVKTGMTVVVDGLNRFLKPKMKLH, from the coding sequence ATGTCTCTACCACGCATTGTGGTGGTCGGCGGTGGCGCCGGCGGGCTCGAACTCGTGACACGGCTGGGCCGCAAGCTGGGTAAACGCCAACGGGCTGAAATCGTGCTCGTCGACCGGAACCCTACCCATATCTGGAAGCCGCTGCTCCATGAAGTCGCCACCGGGGTCCTCGACTCTGGCCTCGACGAAGTCTCCTACCAAGGCCATTCCAAGGCCCACGGCTATCGCTTCCAACGTGGCACCCTGTGTGATCTGGACCGCGATACACAGAAGCTTACCCTGGCGCCGATTATCGATGACGACGGCGAGACGGTGGTGCTGCCCTCCCGTGAGTTGGACTATGACTACCTGGTAATGGCACTGGGTAGCGTATCCAACGATTTCGGCACGCCTGGCGTCGCCGAACATGCCCACTTCCTCGATAGTCCGCACCAGGCGGAAGCCTTCCGCCACGACATGCTCAACACCTTCCTGCGCTACAGCGATCCCGAACGCCGCATCCACCCCAAGCTGGCGGTGGGTATCGTTGGGGCCGGCGCCACCGGCGTGGAGCTGGCAGCCGAGCTCTACGGCGCTTCGAAGATGCTCAACAGCTACGGTTTCACCTCGCTTGAGAGCACACAGCTCGAAGTTCACCTGATCGAGGCCGCGCCACGCATTCTGCCAGCCCTACCCGAGCGCATCAGTCAGGCGGTGCATAAGGAGCTCGAAAAACTGGGCGTCAATGTGCACGTGGATACCAAAGTGACCTGCGCCGATGAAGAAGGCTTCATGACAGCCGACGGCACCCGCATCGAGACCGACCTCAACGTCTGGGCGGCCGGCATCAAAGCGCCGGCCTTTCTCTCCGAGCTGGGGCTGTCTACCCAGCGCAATCACCAGCTCAAGGTCGAGCGGACCCTGCAGAGCATTGATGATCCGCATATCTTCGCCTTTGGCGACTGCGCCAGCTGCCCTCAGGAAGATGGCAAGACGGTTCCTCCGCGGGCTCAGGCCGCTCACCAACAGGCGGGCACCCTCTTCCACAATCTGGTCGCCACCCTCGATGGCAAGCCGCTCAAGGATTTCACCTTCCACGACCGTGGCTCTCTGATCTCGCTTGCCCACTTCGACGCCGTGGGTTCGCTGATGCGTGGCGCCTCCGCGCGCTCACTGTTTATCGAAGGGCGCCTGGCCAAGGTCTTCTATGCATCGCTGTATCGCATGCACCAGCTCGCCATCCACGGCACCGTGAAGACCGGCATGACAGTAGTTGTCGACGGCCTCAATCGCTTCCTCAAGCCGAAGATGAAGCTGCATTGA
- a CDS encoding dihydroxyacetone kinase subunit DhaK — protein MDRFYNAPENVVDEILCGVAASAPLRIAEPESGLRILIRKEWDRQQQGREQVAVLSGGGAGHEPAHAGFVGEGMLTGVISGSLFASPSVEAVLAAIREVCGDAGCLLVVKNYTGDRLNFGLAAERARSEGLDVAMIIVADDVAIDKAPQPRGIAGTLLVHKLAGYLASKQTPLDEIRAQAESLCAHMGSMGMALRPAAQPGHALASRSPELGLGIHNETGTREVDPQSADEAMSLVLEPLRNALAARKLTGHNLSGPWIVMLNDLGSCSTQELGVLADSLLRQLGIDQVAHLIGPAPLMTSLDMHGVSVTLLSAQDAFVTGLTAPTRAPAWPGMKAVARPEHFTPDTRQDRDALSDDAPQDKGVTASLQRVIDTLRQAREELDALDAKSGDGDAGASMHSGADSIAAALEASRLNTQALPSLFAGIGQLLARDMGGSSGVLLSILFTAAGAALDQRGELGTALADGVEKMQAYGGAKPGDRTMVDALVPAIEALRRGESLQQAAQAARDGAQATAALTQANAGRSAYVPESALKGVVDPGAEAVARVFEALAA, from the coding sequence ATGGATCGTTTCTACAACGCGCCGGAAAACGTCGTCGATGAGATACTCTGCGGCGTCGCGGCGTCGGCGCCGCTGCGCATTGCCGAACCGGAAAGCGGCCTTCGCATCCTCATTCGCAAGGAGTGGGACAGGCAGCAGCAAGGCCGCGAACAGGTCGCGGTGCTCTCCGGCGGGGGCGCCGGCCACGAACCTGCCCACGCGGGTTTTGTCGGCGAAGGCATGCTGACCGGGGTAATCTCCGGCAGCCTGTTCGCCTCCCCCAGCGTCGAGGCGGTGCTCGCCGCGATACGTGAGGTCTGTGGCGACGCCGGTTGCCTGCTGGTGGTCAAGAACTATACCGGTGATCGCCTCAACTTTGGCCTCGCCGCCGAACGCGCCCGCAGCGAGGGGCTGGATGTCGCCATGATCATCGTTGCCGACGATGTCGCGATCGATAAGGCCCCGCAGCCCCGCGGCATTGCCGGCACCCTGCTGGTCCACAAACTAGCGGGCTATCTGGCAAGCAAGCAGACCCCCCTCGACGAGATTCGCGCCCAGGCCGAATCGCTGTGCGCCCACATGGGCTCGATGGGCATGGCATTGCGCCCGGCGGCTCAGCCGGGACACGCCTTGGCGTCGCGCTCACCGGAACTGGGGCTGGGTATCCACAACGAGACCGGCACCCGCGAAGTGGACCCGCAGAGCGCCGACGAAGCCATGAGCTTAGTGCTTGAGCCCCTACGCAATGCACTGGCGGCGCGCAAGCTTACTGGGCACAACCTCTCCGGGCCGTGGATCGTCATGCTCAACGACCTGGGCAGTTGCTCGACGCAGGAGCTCGGGGTGCTGGCCGATAGCCTGTTGCGTCAGTTGGGTATCGATCAGGTCGCTCACTTGATTGGGCCGGCACCGCTGATGACGTCGCTGGACATGCACGGGGTTTCCGTCACGCTGCTGTCGGCGCAAGACGCGTTCGTGACTGGGCTTACCGCACCGACCAGGGCACCTGCCTGGCCGGGGATGAAGGCCGTCGCACGTCCCGAGCATTTCACGCCGGACACCCGTCAGGACCGAGACGCGCTGAGCGACGATGCCCCTCAGGACAAAGGCGTTACCGCCTCGCTTCAGCGCGTAATCGACACCCTCCGCCAGGCGCGCGAAGAACTGGACGCTCTGGATGCCAAGAGTGGCGACGGTGACGCTGGCGCCAGCATGCACAGTGGCGCTGACTCGATCGCCGCGGCACTCGAGGCAAGTCGGCTCAATACGCAGGCGCTGCCGTCGCTGTTTGCCGGCATCGGACAGCTCCTGGCTCGCGACATGGGCGGCTCAAGCGGCGTGCTGCTGTCGATCCTGTTCACCGCTGCCGGCGCCGCACTGGATCAGCGGGGCGAGCTCGGCACAGCCCTTGCCGATGGTGTCGAGAAGATGCAGGCCTACGGCGGCGCCAAGCCCGGCGACCGCACCATGGTGGATGCGTTAGTGCCGGCGATCGAGGCCCTGAGGCGTGGCGAATCGCTCCAACAGGCAGCGCAAGCGGCCCGCGACGGCGCACAGGCCACGGCAGCCCTGACCCAGGCCAATGCCGGGCGCTCTGCCTATGTGCCGGAAAGCGCCCTCAAGGGTGTGGTTGACCCCGGTGCAGAAGCGGTCGCACGCGTTTTCGAGGCGCTAGCCGCTTAA
- a CDS encoding mechanosensitive ion channel family protein, with product MERDALLTYLQTTGTSFAIDLVAALAIFVIGRWVISLVHRLSIKAMERAKVEPLLIKFLGNILRTLLLIVVVLAAISQLGIQTTSLIAVLGAAGLAVGLALQGSLANFAAGVLVIIFRPYKIGDYVEAGGVAGVIDDVQIFTTELKTGDNRKIIVPNGQMMSGAITNYSSHDTRRVDLVASVGYDADIDVVRRVLEEVVAKDARVLESPAPNIRMSAMLDSSVNWIVRPWVKASDYWDVYWEMTEEIKRRFDAEGISIPFPQRDVHVYHHDEQKAEKSGL from the coding sequence ATGGAAAGGGATGCCCTGTTGACCTACCTGCAGACCACCGGCACTAGCTTTGCTATCGATCTGGTGGCGGCACTCGCCATCTTCGTGATCGGCCGCTGGGTGATTTCACTGGTGCATCGTCTGAGTATCAAGGCCATGGAGCGGGCCAAGGTCGAGCCGCTGTTGATCAAGTTCCTTGGCAACATCCTAAGGACTCTGTTGCTGATCGTGGTGGTCCTGGCCGCCATTAGCCAGCTCGGCATCCAGACCACCTCGCTGATCGCGGTTCTGGGTGCGGCTGGCCTGGCTGTCGGTCTTGCGCTGCAGGGCTCGCTTGCCAACTTCGCCGCCGGGGTGCTGGTGATCATCTTCCGGCCCTACAAGATCGGCGATTACGTCGAGGCTGGCGGCGTTGCCGGGGTGATCGATGACGTGCAGATATTTACCACCGAGCTCAAGACCGGCGACAACCGCAAGATCATCGTGCCCAACGGCCAGATGATGAGCGGCGCCATTACCAACTACTCCTCTCACGACACCCGCCGGGTCGATCTGGTGGCAAGCGTCGGCTATGACGCCGATATCGATGTCGTGCGCCGGGTGCTGGAAGAAGTGGTGGCCAAGGATGCGCGGGTGCTGGAATCCCCTGCGCCCAATATTCGTATGAGCGCGATGCTGGATTCAAGCGTCAACTGGATCGTGCGGCCTTGGGTCAAAGCCAGTGATTACTGGGACGTGTACTGGGAAATGACTGAGGAGATCAAGCGGCGCTTCGATGCCGAGGGCATTAGCATTCCCTTTCCGCAGCGCGACGTGCACGTTTATCACCACGATGAGCAGAAGGCTGAGAAGAGCGGTCTCTGA
- a CDS encoding GIY-YIG nuclease family protein produces the protein MTASPCWHLYMLRTAAGHLYTGITTDVARRFKEHRDGVRGAKALRGKGPLTLLHHEAVGERGDALRLEAQVKRLSAAGKLAWLEARRTDGTQQVPQKLP, from the coding sequence ATGACGGCATCGCCGTGCTGGCATCTCTACATGCTCAGGACCGCCGCCGGTCATCTCTACACCGGTATTACCACCGACGTGGCAAGGCGCTTCAAGGAGCACCGTGACGGCGTGCGTGGCGCCAAGGCGCTGCGCGGCAAGGGGCCTCTGACTCTATTGCACCACGAGGCCGTCGGCGAGCGGGGCGATGCGCTGCGACTCGAGGCGCAGGTTAAACGCCTGTCGGCGGCGGGAAAGCTCGCCTGGCTCGAGGCGCGTCGCACAGACGGCACTCAGCAAGTGCCGCAAAAGCTGCCATAA
- the rpe gene encoding ribulose-phosphate 3-epimerase, whose amino-acid sequence MSDATPDFKIAPSILSADFARLGAEVDDVLASGADIVHFDVMDNHYVPNLTIGPMVCEALRKHGVTAPIDAHLMVRPVDRLIGDFIDAGASYITFHPEASDHIDRSLAMIREGGCQAGLVFNPATPLSYLDYVMDKVDIILLMSVNPGFGGQSFIPGTLDKLRDVRRRIDASGRNIRLEIDGGVKVDNIAEIARAGADTFVAGSAVFKARSGDDPNRYDSVMQAFRDELAKA is encoded by the coding sequence ATGAGCGATGCAACGCCAGACTTCAAGATCGCGCCCTCGATTCTTTCTGCCGACTTCGCCCGCCTCGGCGCAGAGGTCGATGACGTGCTGGCCTCCGGCGCCGACATCGTCCATTTCGACGTCATGGACAACCACTACGTGCCTAACCTGACCATCGGTCCGATGGTCTGCGAAGCGCTGCGCAAGCACGGCGTTACCGCGCCCATCGACGCCCACCTGATGGTGCGGCCGGTGGATCGTCTGATCGGCGACTTCATCGACGCCGGTGCCAGCTATATTACCTTCCACCCGGAAGCCTCAGATCATATCGACCGCTCGCTTGCCATGATCCGCGAGGGTGGCTGCCAGGCCGGCCTGGTGTTCAATCCGGCCACGCCGCTGTCCTATCTCGACTACGTGATGGACAAGGTCGACATAATTCTGCTGATGAGCGTTAATCCGGGCTTCGGCGGCCAGTCGTTCATTCCCGGCACCCTCGACAAACTGCGTGACGTGCGCCGGCGCATCGATGCCAGCGGCCGCAATATTCGCCTGGAGATCGACGGGGGGGTGAAGGTCGACAACATCGCCGAGATCGCCAGGGCAGGGGCCGATACCTTCGTCGCCGGTTCGGCGGTATTCAAGGCACGCAGTGGCGACGACCCGAACCGCTATGACAGCGTGATGCAGGCTTTTCGCGACGAATTGGCAAAGGCCTGA
- the ggt gene encoding gamma-glutamyltransferase translates to MPQFPLRYSLAFGLLAGTLSFAPGIFAQEAILEGERFHPEVGTQGMVATSHFLASQVSHDVLAAGGNAVDAAVSAGFALAVTQPRSGNIGGGGFMLISDETSGEVIAIDYREMAPYAATETMFQDADGNAVTERSRFTHLAAGVPGTVAGLAMALEQYGTMSLAEALAPAIDLAENGFPLPQRFVDGIRDSRMNFEPWEASRAKFFKEDGSSYQVGDIFRQPDLAATLKRIADQGAREFYEGETAQLIVAEMQAHDGLITMEDLAAYQPIIREPSHGTYRGYDIYAMSPPSSGGAHIVQMLNILEDYDIGAMGFNSAATIHVMAEAMKRAYADRSEYLGDTDFVSVPLEGITSKAYAAELRQGISMDEATPSATLAPGNPLPYESNETTHFSIVDDNGLAVSNTYTINFSYGSGIVVDGAGFLLNNEMDDFSAKPGVPNAYGLIGGEANKVEPGKRMLSSMTPTIVKKDGKNFLITGSPGGSRIITTTLQVLMNVIDHHMNIQSAVSAPRIHHQWLPDEIRIEDGISPDTITLLEAKGHTISQQDAMGAAQSILIRDGEYHGGADPRRSTSSAMGL, encoded by the coding sequence ATGCCCCAGTTCCCCCTGCGATACTCACTTGCCTTTGGCCTCCTGGCCGGCACTCTGTCATTCGCACCCGGCATCTTTGCTCAAGAAGCCATTCTCGAGGGCGAGCGCTTCCATCCGGAAGTCGGCACTCAGGGCATGGTCGCCACCAGTCATTTTCTCGCCTCCCAGGTGTCGCATGACGTGCTGGCGGCGGGCGGCAATGCGGTGGATGCGGCGGTCAGCGCCGGTTTCGCGCTAGCTGTCACCCAACCCCGCTCGGGCAACATTGGCGGCGGGGGCTTCATGCTGATTTCGGATGAAACCAGCGGCGAGGTCATCGCCATCGACTATCGCGAGATGGCGCCATACGCCGCCACCGAGACTATGTTCCAGGACGCCGACGGCAATGCGGTCACCGAGCGTTCTCGCTTCACTCATCTGGCGGCCGGGGTGCCCGGCACCGTCGCCGGCCTGGCCATGGCTCTAGAGCAATACGGCACCATGAGTCTGGCAGAGGCCCTGGCGCCGGCCATCGATCTTGCAGAAAACGGCTTTCCGCTGCCCCAGCGTTTTGTCGACGGCATCCGCGATTCACGCATGAACTTCGAGCCCTGGGAAGCATCGAGAGCCAAGTTCTTCAAGGAAGATGGCAGCTCTTATCAGGTTGGCGACATCTTCCGTCAGCCGGATCTCGCGGCCACCCTCAAGCGCATCGCTGATCAGGGCGCCCGGGAATTCTACGAAGGCGAGACAGCACAGCTGATAGTCGCCGAGATGCAGGCCCACGACGGCCTGATCACCATGGAGGACCTGGCCGCCTACCAGCCGATCATTCGCGAGCCGAGCCACGGCACTTATCGCGGCTATGACATCTATGCCATGAGCCCGCCCTCCTCTGGCGGCGCCCATATCGTGCAGATGCTCAATATCCTCGAGGACTATGATATCGGCGCGATGGGATTCAACTCCGCCGCCACCATCCATGTAATGGCCGAAGCCATGAAGCGCGCCTATGCCGATCGCTCCGAGTACCTGGGCGATACCGACTTCGTCTCAGTCCCGCTTGAGGGCATCACCTCGAAGGCCTACGCCGCCGAACTGCGTCAGGGCATCAGCATGGACGAGGCCACACCAAGCGCCACCCTGGCGCCGGGCAATCCGCTGCCCTATGAGTCCAACGAGACCACCCACTTCTCGATCGTCGACGACAATGGCCTGGCGGTTTCCAATACCTACACCATCAACTTCAGCTACGGCTCGGGGATCGTGGTCGACGGGGCCGGCTTTCTGCTCAACAACGAAATGGATGATTTCTCGGCCAAGCCCGGCGTGCCCAACGCCTATGGATTGATCGGCGGCGAGGCCAACAAGGTCGAGCCCGGCAAGCGCATGCTTTCCTCGATGACCCCGACCATCGTCAAGAAGGATGGCAAGAACTTCCTGATCACCGGCAGCCCCGGCGGTTCACGGATCATCACCACGACCCTGCAGGTGCTGATGAACGTCATCGATCACCACATGAACATCCAGTCGGCGGTCAGCGCCCCGCGCATTCACCACCAGTGGTTGCCCGACGAGATTCGCATCGAGGATGGCATCAGCCCGGATACGATCACGCTGCTCGAGGCCAAGGGTCATACCATCAGCCAGCAGGACGCCATGGGCGCGGCCCAGTCGATCCTGATCCGCGATGGCGAATATCACGGCGGCGCCGACCCGCGGCGCTCGACCTCCTCGGCCATGGGGCTCTGA
- a CDS encoding MFS transporter, translating into MPTLILAIAELFGTALWFTPNAVLPELMTLWSLAPSDLGWLTGAVQGGFLLGTLIIGLTGLADRLDASRLFAACCLLGALSNALLPMAGGLDGAVTLRMITGLCLAGIYPVGMKLMVGWTPGRSGLGLAWLVGMLVLGTALPHGLRAFTALDDVTLSWRGGIWSASLLAVLGGIMVWRLGEAPRQADAAPGADSGTKPGPNSGHGLRLGGLSAFGISNFRHAASAYFGHMWELYTLWALLPLMLAARWPSLTTAELAFAAFALIAVGGPCCWIGGAFSARLGSRRVAQFALAGSGLCCALYPLLSGLPAAGLIGFLALWSALAVVDSPQFSALSATACPANIVGSALTLQNAIGFAISMLSLLILIPLWQITGPWLAWLLLPGPLLGLWCLHGYTRY; encoded by the coding sequence ATGCCCACCCTGATTCTTGCCATCGCCGAGCTGTTCGGCACCGCCCTGTGGTTCACTCCCAATGCCGTGCTCCCGGAGCTGATGACGTTATGGTCATTGGCCCCGTCCGATCTGGGCTGGCTGACCGGTGCCGTTCAGGGCGGCTTTCTGCTTGGCACCCTGATCATAGGCCTGACCGGTCTCGCCGACCGTCTCGATGCCAGCCGACTGTTCGCCGCATGCTGCCTGCTCGGCGCGCTCTCCAACGCCCTGCTGCCGATGGCCGGGGGGCTGGATGGTGCGGTAACGCTCAGGATGATCACCGGCCTGTGTCTAGCGGGCATCTACCCAGTGGGCATGAAGCTGATGGTTGGCTGGACGCCGGGGCGCAGCGGGCTTGGCCTGGCCTGGCTGGTAGGCATGCTGGTGTTGGGCACCGCCCTGCCCCACGGTCTGCGTGCCTTCACCGCCCTCGATGACGTCACCCTATCCTGGCGAGGCGGCATCTGGAGCGCTTCGCTGCTGGCGGTGCTGGGCGGCATCATGGTCTGGCGGCTCGGGGAAGCACCGCGTCAGGCCGATGCCGCCCCTGGAGCCGATTCTGGTACGAAGCCTGGCCCCAATTCCGGCCATGGCCTGCGCCTGGGCGGCCTCTCGGCCTTCGGGATCAGCAACTTCCGCCATGCTGCCAGTGCCTACTTCGGCCACATGTGGGAGCTCTACACCCTCTGGGCATTGCTGCCCCTGATGCTCGCTGCACGCTGGCCTTCATTGACCACCGCTGAGCTTGCCTTCGCCGCCTTCGCGCTAATCGCCGTTGGCGGGCCCTGCTGCTGGATCGGCGGTGCCTTTAGCGCACGCCTGGGCAGTCGCCGCGTGGCACAGTTCGCCCTGGCGGGCTCAGGCCTTTGCTGTGCGCTCTACCCGCTGCTGAGCGGGCTGCCGGCGGCAGGTCTGATTGGCTTTCTCGCGCTGTGGAGTGCGCTGGCGGTGGTCGATTCACCGCAGTTTTCGGCTCTTTCGGCCACGGCTTGCCCGGCCAATATCGTGGGCAGCGCACTCACACTGCAGAACGCCATCGGTTTCGCGATCTCCATGCTGTCGCTACTGATTCTGATTCCGCTGTGGCAGATCACCGGCCCCTGGCTTGCCTGGCTGCTGCTGCCAGGACCACTGCTCGGCCTGTGGTGCCTGCATGGGTATACTCGGTACTAA
- a CDS encoding response regulator transcription factor, with protein sequence MKILVIEDDKLTGEYIANACREEGHIVDLIADGSQGLVQAASGSYEVLVIDRMLPSVDGLAIVRTLRGAKIPVPILLLTALDGVEDRIEGLNAGADDYLVKPFVFGELSARIAALSRRPPHAAEPTTLRARDLEMDLIFHKVTRAGKTISLLPREFALLECLLRHKGRVQTRTMLLEAVWDIHFDPQTNVVETHVSRLRGKVDKPFDQDLIETVRGVGYRITE encoded by the coding sequence GTGAAGATACTGGTGATCGAGGACGACAAACTCACAGGTGAATATATCGCCAATGCCTGTCGTGAAGAGGGCCATATCGTCGACCTGATTGCGGATGGTTCTCAAGGGCTGGTTCAGGCAGCTTCTGGCAGTTATGAAGTACTTGTCATTGACAGAATGTTACCCAGCGTGGATGGGCTGGCCATTGTCCGCACGTTACGAGGGGCTAAAATACCCGTACCGATCTTGTTGCTAACCGCCCTTGATGGGGTCGAAGATCGTATTGAGGGCCTTAATGCAGGAGCCGATGACTACCTGGTCAAGCCTTTTGTCTTCGGCGAACTTTCCGCCCGCATTGCCGCCTTGTCGCGGCGTCCACCACATGCAGCCGAACCCACCACGCTCCGGGCCCGAGATCTCGAGATGGACCTCATATTCCACAAGGTGACGCGCGCAGGAAAGACAATAAGTCTACTGCCTCGTGAGTTTGCGCTGCTTGAGTGCCTCCTTCGCCACAAGGGAAGGGTTCAAACGCGAACGATGCTTCTGGAAGCTGTCTGGGATATCCATTTCGACCCCCAAACCAATGTCGTCGAGACTCATGTTAGCCGCTTGCGCGGTAAAGTCGACAAGCCCTTTGACCAGGACTTGATCGAAACCGTGCGTGGCGTGGGCTACCGGATTACAGAATGA
- a CDS encoding HAMP domain-containing sensor histidine kinase → MMAIRSTPLRLTGTLIVVFVMFTLAGYATAYLVTRSSLNRELTAQLNQTVGAIQSVVEQDEIRERIEEIAAAANSRKLLLRYTEPGEAALGNLPSPVELQPNDIVRHTRLALQDKSLADSYLGWEGPVGGGQLTLLVGRDSLDELGETFAKVLLFSLIPALLLATTIGALVARKARNRMEAIRFTLTQLTSGHQDARVSISGDAEDDLGQIGIAINRMADAQEASIEALRQVSADIAHDLRTPIQRVSVLLHQLDDESLSESAQNVITQARDETAQIVTTFQALLQIAQLESGQARSTFTDVNLSELVLNLTDVFGPASEESGHQLTARTNGAVIVEGNPTLLGRLIANLIENALRHTPPGRILVQIDGEFDPVLTVSDEGPGIPEEERDRVLHRLYRLERSRTSEGSGLGLSLVAAIAELHNATLTLGDAKPGLSITVAFGK, encoded by the coding sequence ATGATGGCCATCCGTTCGACACCGCTGAGGCTGACAGGCACCTTAATCGTGGTCTTTGTCATGTTTACCTTGGCCGGTTATGCGACTGCCTATTTAGTCACTCGTAGCTCTCTTAACCGTGAGCTAACCGCGCAGCTGAATCAGACCGTTGGGGCTATTCAATCGGTAGTGGAACAGGACGAGATTCGTGAGCGTATTGAGGAAATAGCCGCCGCTGCCAATTCACGAAAACTGCTTCTTCGCTATACCGAGCCGGGTGAAGCGGCGCTTGGCAACCTGCCCAGCCCGGTTGAGCTTCAGCCTAACGACATCGTTCGACATACGCGCCTTGCCTTGCAAGACAAATCGCTAGCCGACAGCTATCTGGGTTGGGAAGGACCTGTCGGTGGTGGGCAATTGACCCTGCTCGTGGGCCGCGACAGTCTTGATGAGCTTGGAGAGACGTTTGCGAAGGTGCTGTTGTTCAGTCTGATACCGGCTCTGTTACTGGCAACGACGATAGGCGCACTGGTTGCCCGCAAGGCCCGCAATCGTATGGAAGCCATCAGGTTTACACTCACGCAACTGACGTCTGGCCACCAAGATGCACGGGTGTCCATTTCAGGTGATGCCGAAGATGATCTTGGCCAGATAGGCATAGCGATCAACCGAATGGCGGACGCACAAGAAGCATCGATCGAAGCACTTCGCCAAGTCTCCGCTGATATTGCTCATGATTTGAGAACTCCTATTCAGCGTGTTTCGGTGCTCCTCCACCAGCTTGATGATGAATCACTGTCTGAGTCAGCACAAAATGTCATTACCCAGGCACGTGACGAGACGGCCCAAATCGTTACAACCTTCCAGGCTCTTCTACAGATTGCCCAGCTTGAAAGTGGCCAGGCGCGTTCCACTTTTACCGACGTTAATTTATCTGAATTAGTATTAAATCTTACGGACGTCTTCGGGCCCGCAAGCGAAGAAAGCGGCCACCAACTGACGGCACGAACCAACGGCGCAGTCATCGTCGAAGGCAACCCCACTCTCCTTGGCCGGTTAATCGCTAACCTTATCGAGAATGCCTTGCGTCACACACCGCCTGGGCGGATCCTGGTTCAAATCGACGGAGAATTCGATCCGGTACTGACCGTATCGGATGAGGGGCCCGGGATCCCTGAAGAGGAGCGAGACCGAGTGCTCCACCGCCTCTACCGGCTAGAGAGGAGTCGAACCAGTGAAGGAAGCGGGCTCGGCTTGAGCTTAGTGGCTGCTATCGCGGAACTGCACAACGCCACACTGACACTGGGCGATGCAAAGCCAGGCTTGAGCATTACTGTCGCCTTCGGCAAATAA
- a CDS encoding YajG family lipoprotein, producing MTQRLNTKARQQAAWQTVLSLLLMALLLSMAGCASSPQYIQANPKVSDDLPESGSGQPVTLTVIDGRDSDVLGSRSGAVMGTDTITLPTADVLPELESQAEYALRQMGFTPADDRDAQRPRLTLTLKRLDYAHGNSQPLLGEAELEAVFEAEAQNGSESYVGRYTSRRNQSYALRPNQEDNTQMINELLSDGLDRAFGDPAMGQLLAR from the coding sequence ATGACACAACGTTTGAACACCAAGGCTCGTCAACAGGCTGCATGGCAGACGGTGTTGAGCCTATTGCTGATGGCCCTGCTGCTATCAATGGCCGGTTGTGCCAGCAGTCCTCAATACATCCAGGCCAACCCGAAGGTAAGCGACGACCTGCCTGAAAGCGGTAGCGGTCAGCCGGTCACGCTGACCGTGATCGACGGCCGCGACAGCGACGTATTGGGCAGCCGCAGCGGCGCCGTCATGGGGACCGACACGATCACCCTACCGACGGCCGACGTGCTCCCCGAGCTCGAGTCCCAGGCCGAATATGCCCTGCGTCAGATGGGCTTCACGCCCGCCGACGACCGCGATGCGCAGCGTCCACGGCTTACCCTGACACTCAAGCGTCTCGATTATGCCCACGGCAACAGCCAGCCGCTGCTCGGCGAGGCAGAGCTCGAGGCGGTATTCGAGGCCGAGGCACAAAATGGTAGCGAAAGCTATGTTGGCCGTTACACCTCAAGGCGCAACCAGTCTTATGCATTGCGCCCAAACCAGGAAGACAACACCCAGATGATCAACGAGCTGCTAAGCGATGGCCTCGACAGGGCCTTCGGTGATCCGGCGATGGGACAACTGCTGGCCCGCTAA